One genomic segment of Culturomica massiliensis includes these proteins:
- the pnp gene encoding polyribonucleotide nucleotidyltransferase: MNIIEKSITLHDGRVITLETGKLAKQADGAVMLKMGNTMLLATVVSAQEAGPDVDFMPLSVDYKEKFSAIGRFPGGFTRREGKASDYEVLVSRLIDRALRPLFPDDYHAETFVQVTLYSADEESMPDSLAGLAASAAIAVSDIPFHGPISEVRVARINGELVINPTCSQLANADLDIMVGATYENIMMVEGEMSEVSEQEMLDAIKFAHTAIKDQCLVQKELAEAVGKAKRTYCHEVNDEELRKDVWAKCYQKAYDVARQCNADKHLRSELLHQVGEDYMASLPEEEREAKKMMVSRYYHDVEKEAMRRMILDEGVRLDGRTTEQIRPIWCEVGSLPGPHGSSIFTRGETQSLSTVTLGTKLDEKIIDEATEQGKERFLLHYNFPPFSTGEARPSRGVGRREIGHGNLAHRALKRMIPTDFPYTIRVVSDILESNGSSSMATVCAGTLALMDAGVPMKKPVTGIAMGLITDKGCEKYAVLSDILGDEDHLGDMDFKVTGTVDGITATQMDIKVDGLPYEILEKALDQAKRGRMHIMNIITETLPAPRPDLKPHAPRIQTIIIDKDQIGAVIGPGGKIIQDIQEKSGATINIEEVDNKGIVDIAASNADSINMALARIRAIVVRPEEGEVYEGVVKSIMPFGAFVEILPGKDGLLHVSEIDYKRIEKVEDVLKEGDRIQVKLLEIDKKTGKLRLSRKALLPKPERKSPENPNKKEA; encoded by the coding sequence ATGAACATTATTGAAAAAAGTATTACTCTGCATGACGGAAGAGTAATTACACTGGAAACCGGCAAGCTGGCAAAACAAGCTGATGGTGCTGTCATGTTAAAGATGGGCAACACAATGCTTTTAGCCACCGTAGTATCTGCCCAGGAAGCAGGACCGGATGTCGATTTCATGCCGTTATCCGTAGATTACAAAGAAAAATTTTCTGCCATCGGTCGTTTCCCCGGAGGTTTTACCAGAAGAGAGGGAAAAGCATCTGACTACGAAGTTCTCGTATCCCGTTTGATTGACAGGGCGCTCCGTCCGTTATTCCCGGATGATTATCACGCAGAAACTTTTGTACAGGTTACCTTATATTCTGCCGATGAAGAATCGATGCCGGATTCATTGGCCGGCTTGGCAGCTTCCGCTGCTATTGCAGTCAGCGATATTCCATTTCACGGACCGATTTCAGAAGTACGGGTTGCCCGTATCAACGGCGAATTGGTAATCAATCCGACTTGCTCACAACTGGCAAATGCAGACCTCGACATCATGGTCGGTGCAACCTATGAAAACATCATGATGGTTGAAGGAGAAATGAGCGAAGTATCCGAGCAGGAAATGTTGGATGCGATCAAATTTGCTCACACAGCCATCAAAGACCAGTGTCTGGTTCAGAAAGAATTGGCTGAAGCTGTCGGAAAAGCAAAGCGGACCTATTGTCATGAAGTAAATGACGAAGAATTGCGCAAAGACGTTTGGGCCAAATGCTATCAAAAAGCATACGATGTAGCCCGCCAATGCAATGCCGACAAACACCTGAGAAGCGAGTTGCTGCATCAGGTAGGCGAAGACTATATGGCAAGCCTTCCGGAAGAAGAAAGAGAAGCAAAGAAAATGATGGTAAGCCGTTATTATCATGATGTTGAAAAAGAGGCTATGCGCCGCATGATTCTGGACGAAGGTGTACGTTTAGACGGACGTACCACCGAACAAATCCGTCCGATCTGGTGCGAAGTAGGCTCTCTGCCCGGACCTCACGGTTCCTCGATTTTCACCCGTGGAGAAACTCAATCTTTATCGACGGTGACTTTGGGAACCAAATTGGACGAAAAGATTATCGACGAAGCAACGGAACAAGGCAAAGAACGTTTCTTGTTGCATTATAACTTCCCCCCGTTCTCTACCGGAGAGGCAAGACCGAGCCGGGGCGTAGGGCGTCGTGAAATCGGTCACGGTAATCTGGCTCACCGTGCTTTAAAACGCATGATACCGACAGATTTCCCATACACCATCCGTGTTGTTTCCGATATTTTGGAATCCAACGGCTCCTCATCGATGGCAACCGTATGTGCCGGAACTTTGGCCTTAATGGATGCCGGTGTACCGATGAAAAAACCGGTTACCGGTATTGCTATGGGATTGATTACCGACAAAGGCTGTGAAAAATATGCCGTACTGTCGGATATCCTCGGCGACGAAGACCACCTGGGCGATATGGACTTTAAAGTAACCGGAACCGTAGACGGTATCACAGCTACCCAAATGGATATCAAAGTGGACGGTCTGCCTTATGAAATTCTGGAAAAAGCATTGGATCAGGCAAAACGCGGACGTATGCATATCATGAATATCATCACAGAAACATTACCTGCACCGCGTCCGGATCTCAAACCACATGCACCGCGTATCCAGACCATTATCATCGATAAAGATCAGATCGGTGCCGTAATAGGACCCGGCGGAAAGATCATCCAGGATATCCAGGAAAAATCAGGTGCTACCATTAATATCGAAGAAGTCGACAACAAAGGTATCGTAGATATAGCTGCATCGAATGCCGATTCTATCAATATGGCACTGGCACGTATCCGCGCTATTGTCGTCAGACCGGAAGAAGGAGAAGTATATGAAGGGGTTGTAAAATCAATCATGCCCTTCGGCGCCTTCGTTGAAATCCTGCCGGGTAAAGACGGTTTACTCCATGTATCGGAAATCGACTACAAACGTATCGAAAAAGTCGAAGACGTATTGAAAGAAGGAGATCGTATACAGGTCAAACTGCTCGAAATAGATAAAAAAACCGGAAAACTTCGTTTGTCACGCAAGGCCCTGTTGCCGAAGCCCGAACGTAAAAGTCCGGAAAACCCAAACAAAAAAGAGGCTTAA
- a CDS encoding (Fe-S)-binding protein, with the protein MYYDNFVLPFTIGLNILLIFLVVKYFRWIKTFSKPEKKMIRKGMFSLKTVKAIKEAFLECLVHRKIYRTNPFLGYMHMCFGLGWFLLIVIGKTESMVYHTSALNPPYFAIFFRFFHPAKETFPYSNVFAFIMDLILLMILSGLFLALMKRLYSKALGLKKTTSHRPFDLLILTVLWLIFPLRFLAESFTSGLRGGGSFLTHTAGNFFADTLPLESLAYPTWWAYSSALGLFFLLLPFSRYMHIPTEVVYIFLKNWGIKQGKTFNAFSEIQLYACSRCGICIDRCQLNTSLGMNNTQPVYFLKKIRHHKDYSEQTENCLMCGRCEAACPVDLKLNAIRLSKRPDRIQITKDTYNYVKPADPQKTKVAYFAGCMGHLTPSVIQAMKHIFSKAGVGYTFIDEQDGICCGRPMMLSGNQSAASVIVEKNKAIIENSGAELLVTSCPICYKTFKEEYGLSMQIMHHTEYIDYLISNNILKTTVSDDKTVFHNPCELGRGSEVYAAPERVLRQVSRKLATRYDGKDSLCCGGSLANNHISTEQKSHIAADAVAAYAAYRPDVIVTACPLCKKTFAKKSTSIPVKDIAEVVAVNC; encoded by the coding sequence ATGTATTACGATAATTTTGTACTTCCTTTTACCATTGGCCTGAATATACTGCTTATATTTCTCGTCGTTAAATATTTCCGCTGGATCAAAACCTTTTCCAAGCCGGAAAAGAAAATGATCCGGAAAGGCATGTTTAGTTTGAAAACCGTTAAGGCCATAAAAGAGGCTTTTCTGGAATGCCTGGTACATCGTAAAATTTATCGTACGAATCCGTTCCTGGGATACATGCACATGTGTTTCGGACTCGGTTGGTTTCTGCTGATTGTCATCGGCAAAACGGAATCCATGGTCTACCATACCAGTGCCCTCAATCCCCCTTATTTTGCCATTTTTTTCCGTTTTTTTCATCCGGCCAAAGAAACATTTCCTTACAGCAATGTCTTCGCCTTCATCATGGACCTGATCCTGCTGATGATCCTTTCCGGCTTATTCCTGGCCTTGATGAAAAGACTTTATTCCAAAGCCCTGGGACTAAAAAAAACGACCAGCCATCGTCCGTTCGATTTGCTCATTCTTACGGTGTTGTGGTTGATTTTTCCGCTGCGTTTCCTGGCAGAGAGTTTTACCAGCGGACTTCGCGGAGGCGGTAGCTTTCTGACACATACAGCGGGCAATTTCTTTGCCGATACCCTACCGCTGGAATCTCTGGCTTATCCGACCTGGTGGGCCTACTCCTCGGCCCTTGGCCTGTTCTTCCTGCTATTGCCGTTTTCCCGTTATATGCATATCCCGACGGAAGTCGTGTATATTTTCTTAAAAAACTGGGGTATCAAACAAGGAAAAACATTCAATGCATTCAGCGAAATACAACTTTACGCCTGTTCGCGTTGCGGTATTTGTATCGATCGCTGTCAGCTCAATACATCGCTGGGTATGAACAACACTCAACCCGTATATTTTCTCAAAAAAATACGGCATCACAAAGACTACTCCGAACAGACCGAAAACTGCCTGATGTGCGGTCGTTGTGAAGCAGCATGCCCGGTCGACCTCAAACTGAATGCCATCCGTTTGAGCAAACGCCCGGACCGGATACAAATCACCAAAGACACTTACAATTATGTAAAACCTGCCGACCCCCAAAAAACGAAAGTAGCCTATTTTGCCGGATGTATGGGACATCTTACCCCATCGGTCATCCAGGCCATGAAACACATCTTCAGCAAAGCAGGTGTCGGATATACATTTATAGACGAACAGGACGGCATCTGCTGCGGACGTCCAATGATGCTTTCGGGCAATCAAAGTGCCGCTTCCGTCATCGTCGAAAAAAACAAAGCGATAATCGAAAATTCAGGAGCGGAACTACTGGTCACGTCCTGTCCGATATGCTACAAAACCTTTAAGGAAGAATACGGACTGTCCATGCAAATCATGCACCATACCGAATACATCGATTACCTGATATCCAACAACATTCTAAAAACGACGGTCAGTGACGACAAAACCGTTTTTCACAACCCTTGTGAATTGGGACGGGGCAGTGAAGTATATGCCGCTCCCGAAAGAGTATTGAGGCAGGTCAGCCGTAAACTGGCAACCCGTTACGACGGCAAAGACTCCTTATGCTGCGGAGGATCGTTAGCCAATAACCACATCTCCACTGAACAGAAAAGCCATATCGCCGCCGATGCCGTAGCCGCCTATGCCGCCTACCGGCCGGATGTCATCGTAACCGCCTGCCCGCTGTGCAAAAAAACATTTGCCAAAAAATCGACATCCATACCGGTAAAAGACATAGCCGAAGTCGTAGCCGTAAACTGTTAA
- a CDS encoding DUF3872 domain-containing protein, which translates to MNILNNKNKRTSIFKALALCLFAAVSLTAVSCDDDMDIQQSYPFTVETMPVPNKVSKGQTVEIRCELKKTGDFANTLYTIRYFQFEGDGTLKMDNGITFLPNDRYLLENEKFRLYYTAQGDEAHNFIVVVEDNFGNSYELEFDFNNRNVKDDGVITVVPIGNFKPLTR; encoded by the coding sequence ATGAACATACTGAACAACAAGAACAAGAGAACATCAATCTTCAAGGCGTTGGCACTCTGCCTTTTCGCCGCCGTGTCGCTCACCGCCGTATCGTGTGACGACGATATGGACATCCAGCAATCCTATCCCTTCACGGTGGAAACCATGCCCGTGCCGAACAAGGTAAGCAAGGGGCAGACAGTGGAAATCCGCTGTGAACTGAAAAAGACGGGCGACTTCGCCAACACCCTCTATACCATCCGGTATTTCCAGTTTGAGGGGGATGGTACGCTGAAAATGGACAACGGCATCACGTTCCTGCCCAATGACCGCTACCTGCTCGAAAACGAGAAGTTTCGGCTGTACTACACGGCGCAAGGTGACGAGGCGCACAACTTCATCGTGGTAGTGGAGGACAATTTCGGCAACTCCTATGAGTTGGAATTTGACTTCAACAACCGAAACGTGAAGGATGACGGGGTTATCACTGTTGTCCCCATCGGGAACTTCAAGCCCCTTACACGATGA
- a CDS encoding 4Fe-4S dicluster domain-containing protein, protein MTTLWGYSIPETRSIDYDKNDKAFIAYLAQNAPSSKLCIGCGGCTATCTAGNLTDFNIRKLQMLVKRGENEEARTKLQKCMLCGKCLLVCPRGVDTRKMILTMIDYIKK, encoded by the coding sequence ATGACAACACTGTGGGGATATTCCATACCGGAAACCAGAAGCATCGACTACGATAAAAACGACAAAGCTTTTATCGCCTATCTGGCACAAAATGCACCCAGTAGTAAACTTTGCATCGGATGCGGGGGATGTACTGCAACCTGTACGGCCGGCAATCTGACGGACTTCAACATCCGGAAGCTTCAAATGCTGGTAAAGCGGGGCGAAAACGAAGAAGCCAGGACCAAATTGCAAAAATGCATGCTTTGCGGGAAATGCCTGCTGGTATGTCCCAGGGGCGTCGATACCCGGAAAATGATACTGACCATGATCGATTATATAAAAAAATAA
- a CDS encoding PcfJ domain-containing protein, with amino-acid sequence MKPRNKFEKAVLAQSKKLRPITPIQINWAFRNCVEHYAHRLPKGRTTCMDCGHSWVMTEQTEHCTCPECGASLKVCLTYQRKVRQKQYFTTLTTSGEYQVLRMFLLVVGMEKGVNAKSYALEIGQYWWNEQGRKAVVAIPRTLGCYIDTFSFASPFAIRNDNEAYRHISYSPIYPRYKVLPTLRRNGFNGNFHDIVPTKLIPALLSDSRAETLLKAGQYPMLRYYLYHSFNIGEYWASIKICIRNGYTIEDGSMWRDTIDLLRHFGKDTNSPKYVCPADLKVEHDKLVAKRNLQRKHERTEQQRRKAIEDEKQYLKAKGIFFGLAFTDSLICVKVIESVEEMAEEGRTMHHCVGGYHKRKDSLILSATIDGKRIETIEVSLKTFEVVQCRGVCNENSEYHDRIIALVNKNANLIRQRMKAA; translated from the coding sequence ATGAAACCGAGAAACAAATTTGAAAAAGCAGTTCTTGCCCAAAGCAAGAAACTACGCCCGATAACCCCGATACAGATAAATTGGGCATTCCGTAATTGCGTGGAGCATTATGCACACCGCTTGCCGAAAGGTCGTACCACTTGTATGGATTGCGGTCATAGTTGGGTAATGACGGAGCAGACCGAGCATTGTACGTGTCCCGAATGTGGAGCAAGTTTGAAAGTCTGCCTCACCTATCAGCGCAAGGTAAGACAAAAGCAGTATTTCACAACCCTTACCACAAGCGGAGAATACCAAGTGCTACGAATGTTCTTGCTTGTCGTGGGTATGGAGAAAGGGGTTAATGCCAAGTCCTATGCCCTTGAAATCGGGCAGTATTGGTGGAATGAACAAGGGCGTAAGGCTGTTGTTGCCATTCCACGCACATTGGGATGCTACATCGACACGTTCTCATTCGCTTCTCCTTTTGCTATCCGCAATGACAATGAAGCGTACCGCCATATCTCATATTCCCCGATATATCCAAGATATAAGGTGTTGCCGACGCTCCGCAGAAACGGCTTTAACGGCAATTTCCACGACATTGTACCCACCAAACTAATACCGGCATTATTGTCGGACAGCCGTGCGGAAACGCTGTTGAAGGCAGGGCAATATCCCATGTTGCGCTACTATCTGTACCACTCTTTCAATATTGGAGAGTATTGGGCTTCAATCAAGATATGTATCCGCAACGGCTATACTATTGAGGACGGCTCAATGTGGCGTGACACCATAGACCTCCTGCGTCATTTCGGCAAGGACACAAACAGCCCGAAATACGTTTGCCCTGCCGACCTCAAAGTTGAACACGACAAGTTGGTGGCAAAGCGCAACCTGCAAAGGAAACATGAGCGGACTGAACAGCAACGCAGGAAAGCGATTGAGGACGAGAAACAATATCTGAAAGCTAAGGGCATATTCTTCGGACTTGCCTTTACCGACAGCCTTATTTGCGTCAAAGTCATAGAGAGCGTGGAAGAAATGGCAGAGGAAGGAAGGACGATGCATCATTGTGTGGGCGGTTACCACAAACGAAAAGACTCCCTTATCCTATCCGCCACCATTGACGGAAAACGAATTGAAACGATAGAGGTGTCACTAAAAACTTTTGAGGTGGTGCAGTGTCGTGGCGTATGCAACGAGAACTCCGAATACCACGACCGCATCATCGCCCTTGTGAACAAGAACGCCAACCTTATCCGCCAGCGGATGAAAGCGGCATAA
- a CDS encoding DUF7688 family protein, which translates to METIRQNGKTILYSNDGISIKMVFKNLTGRNFQGQEYTDYIRHIAIGSMGFSPGIIEHCRDGEVAGKGTIPNV; encoded by the coding sequence ATGGAAACAATCAGACAGAACGGAAAAACCATCTTGTACAGCAACGACGGCATAAGCATAAAGATGGTTTTCAAGAACCTTACGGGCAGGAATTTTCAAGGTCAGGAATATACAGACTATATCCGGCATATCGCAATCGGCAGCATGGGATTTTCACCCGGTATCATAGAGCATTGCAGGGACGGTGAGGTTGCAGGCAAAGGGACAATCCCGAATGTATGA
- a CDS encoding PcfK-like family protein, whose amino-acid sequence MKGTDHFKRTIQMYLEQRAEEDTLFAKNYRNPAKNIDDCVTYILNYVQKSGCNGFTDGEIYGQAVHYYDENEIEVGKPIQCQVAVNHIVELTAEEKAEARQQAVRRYQDEELRKLQNRTKPTKAKTETQVQPSLFDFGL is encoded by the coding sequence ATGAAAGGAACAGACCATTTCAAGAGAACGATACAGATGTATTTGGAACAACGTGCGGAGGAAGACACGCTCTTTGCGAAGAACTACCGCAATCCAGCCAAGAACATTGACGATTGCGTAACCTACATTCTGAACTATGTGCAGAAAAGCGGTTGTAACGGCTTCACGGACGGAGAGATATACGGACAAGCAGTACACTACTATGACGAGAACGAGATTGAGGTGGGCAAGCCTATCCAATGCCAAGTGGCGGTGAACCACATTGTGGAACTCACGGCAGAGGAAAAAGCAGAAGCACGTCAGCAGGCAGTCCGCAGATACCAAGACGAGGAACTCCGCAAGTTGCAGAACCGCACCAAGCCGACAAAGGCGAAAACAGAAACCCAAGTTCAACCCTCATTATTTGATTTTGGCTTATGA
- a CDS encoding DUF3873 domain-containing protein codes for MATKMTINGVSTCQSAGTENYEKFQTGIGRRKRTLVQYDYRHTDGELFSCVKPTLDECRAARDKWLTAKERKEEKR; via the coding sequence ATGGCAACAAAAATGACAATTAACGGAGTAAGCACCTGCCAATCGGCAGGAACGGAGAACTACGAGAAATTCCAAACGGGTATCGGCAGACGCAAACGCACCCTTGTGCAATACGACTACCGCCACACGGACGGGGAACTTTTCTCTTGTGTCAAACCCACATTAGACGAATGTCGAGCCGCACGGGACAAGTGGCTAACGGCAAAGGAAAGGAAGGAGGAGAAGCGATGA
- a CDS encoding DUF1573 domain-containing protein, whose translation MKKLLLLCFTIIPVLAFSQKAKIEFEKTSHNFGKISETGGNAVYDFVFKNTGTVPLILTNVRAGCGCTTPEWDRQPIAPNGTGHIRVSFNPLRRSGPFTKSITVNSNAENAVVSLTIRGTIERKPRDPYANYIQSIGNLKLTASNLNFGTIKNTDTPEKTIEMINLGEQPLTITTTPASLHITVTVQPETLKKGEKGTISVKYNAAAKNDWGFVSDKLSIGTNHGKQIEIPVVANITEDFSAYKADNYDKAPVVKLSEDEFDLGILAKNTTKKHEFYIQNTGKSDLIIRKIKTSDDQNLTVIPAKMTIKPGKKAKVTLTLKTNDTPGKKAKIISFTFNDPKNTIVSYRLSATVQ comes from the coding sequence ATGAAGAAGTTGTTGTTATTGTGCTTTACAATTATTCCGGTGCTGGCATTCAGCCAGAAAGCGAAAATTGAATTTGAAAAAACATCCCACAACTTTGGGAAAATCAGTGAGACGGGAGGTAATGCCGTTTATGATTTTGTATTTAAAAACACAGGAACCGTCCCTTTGATCCTGACGAACGTACGTGCCGGTTGCGGATGTACAACCCCGGAATGGGACCGGCAGCCAATCGCTCCGAACGGAACGGGCCATATCAGGGTAAGCTTTAACCCACTTCGGCGCAGCGGTCCATTCACAAAAAGTATAACTGTTAACTCCAACGCAGAAAATGCCGTCGTTTCCCTGACCATCCGGGGAACAATAGAACGGAAACCCAGAGACCCTTACGCAAACTATATACAGAGCATCGGTAATTTAAAACTTACTGCTTCAAATCTTAATTTCGGTACGATCAAAAATACCGACACTCCCGAAAAAACAATCGAAATGATAAACCTGGGAGAACAGCCGTTAACAATTACGACAACCCCGGCTTCTCTCCACATCACAGTTACCGTTCAACCGGAAACCCTGAAAAAAGGAGAAAAGGGTACAATATCCGTCAAATACAACGCCGCCGCCAAAAACGACTGGGGCTTTGTATCCGATAAACTGTCAATCGGCACAAACCATGGAAAACAGATAGAAATACCTGTAGTTGCCAATATCACAGAAGATTTTTCTGCCTATAAGGCCGATAACTACGACAAGGCACCCGTTGTTAAGCTTTCTGAAGACGAATTCGATTTAGGTATATTAGCCAAAAATACCACTAAAAAACACGAATTTTACATTCAAAATACGGGGAAATCAGATTTGATCATTCGCAAAATAAAAACATCCGACGACCAAAACCTTACCGTTATTCCGGCAAAAATGACGATCAAACCGGGTAAGAAAGCCAAAGTGACGCTTACCCTAAAGACGAATGATACGCCGGGCAAAAAGGCTAAAATTATTTCCTTCACGTTCAACGATCCCAAAAACACGATCGTCTCTTACAGATTGTCAGCAACCGTTCAATAA
- a CDS encoding DUF6956 domain-containing protein, with protein sequence MSSRTGQVANGKGKEGGEAMNEAGYQTLIVKFSEPITALDGIFDDAEAWGVDTLKGWIDSYESSRFTAIDSHTAVITSEYNMECLKEWLEKCTPITEKTEF encoded by the coding sequence ATGTCGAGCCGCACGGGACAAGTGGCTAACGGCAAAGGAAAGGAAGGAGGAGAAGCGATGAACGAAGCAGGCTACCAAACGCTGATAGTCAAATTCAGCGAACCCATTACGGCATTGGACGGCATCTTTGACGATGCCGAAGCGTGGGGAGTTGATACCCTAAAGGGGTGGATAGACAGCTATGAAAGCAGCCGTTTCACTGCCATTGACAGCCATACGGCAGTCATCACGAGCGAGTATAACATGGAATGTCTGAAAGAGTGGCTGGAAAAATGCACACCCATAACCGAGAAAACAGAATTTTGA
- the rpsO gene encoding 30S ribosomal protein S15 yields the protein MYLTPEKKQELFSNYGKSNKDTGSAESQIALFSYRISHLTDHLKSNHKDFATQRALIKLVGKRRALLDYLREKDIERYRAVIKALNIRK from the coding sequence ATGTATTTAACTCCTGAAAAAAAACAAGAGCTTTTTTCAAATTACGGGAAGTCTAATAAAGATACAGGTTCTGCAGAATCTCAGATCGCTTTATTTTCCTACCGTATCAGTCACTTGACCGATCATTTGAAAAGTAATCACAAGGATTTTGCTACACAGCGTGCCTTGATTAAATTAGTAGGAAAGCGTAGAGCATTGCTTGACTATCTGAGAGAAAAAGATATTGAAAGATATCGTGCTGTCATTAAAGCTTTGAATATTCGTAAATAA
- a CDS encoding DUF1573 domain-containing protein: MKLIVGILLLFSPFLSQAQGVFDFKTKEIELKNLKADETPTTVTFGFKNTGTQPIIISRVAPVTTLVKATWNEQPVAPGKTGTIKISFPTTQISTNFNYTLTVYSNTSSTREQLRIRGNIVDNPRYPDLLYKLNMDSLKFKSNNLSFREIHFGEIKKDTVYFFNSRQKEVSVSIRYKPSYITAVVEPQIVKPGKKGMIIVSLDADKRNDYGYVYDNVILSIDNDNSYKNRLSISAHITEDFSKLTEEELANAPVAVFEKNTIEFGEIKPGEKANCDFVMKNNGKSDLIIRKTKASCGCTAVTMGETILSPGQSTTIRATFDSTGKSGRQYKSITVITNDPQHPETQLTISGNIANKK; the protein is encoded by the coding sequence ATGAAACTCATTGTTGGGATATTACTACTCTTCAGTCCATTCTTATCACAGGCTCAGGGAGTTTTTGATTTCAAAACCAAAGAAATCGAATTGAAAAACCTGAAAGCAGACGAAACACCGACGACTGTAACATTCGGATTTAAAAATACCGGAACACAACCGATCATCATCAGCCGGGTAGCTCCGGTTACGACACTCGTAAAAGCCACCTGGAACGAACAGCCGGTAGCTCCGGGCAAAACCGGTACGATCAAAATCTCTTTTCCCACGACACAGATATCCACGAATTTCAATTATACGCTTACGGTCTATTCCAACACATCATCGACGCGGGAACAATTGAGAATACGCGGAAACATCGTAGACAACCCCAGGTATCCGGATTTACTTTATAAATTAAACATGGATAGCTTGAAATTCAAATCCAACAATCTGTCTTTCCGAGAAATACATTTCGGAGAAATAAAAAAAGACACCGTTTATTTCTTCAACAGCCGGCAAAAAGAGGTAAGTGTAAGTATCCGGTACAAACCTTCCTACATTACAGCCGTAGTCGAACCGCAAATTGTGAAACCCGGTAAAAAGGGCATGATTATCGTTTCTCTGGATGCTGACAAAAGGAATGATTACGGATATGTTTACGACAATGTCATTTTGTCGATCGATAACGACAATTCATACAAAAACCGTTTGAGCATCAGCGCTCATATCACAGAAGATTTCAGCAAATTGACCGAAGAAGAACTGGCCAATGCTCCCGTTGCCGTTTTCGAAAAAAATACCATCGAATTCGGAGAAATCAAACCGGGAGAAAAAGCAAATTGTGATTTTGTGATGAAAAACAACGGCAAATCCGACCTGATCATCCGGAAAACAAAAGCCAGTTGCGGATGCACAGCCGTAACGATGGGAGAAACGATACTTAGTCCGGGACAATCTACGACAATCCGGGCGACCTTCGACTCTACCGGAAAAAGCGGCCGGCAATATAAATCGATAACGGTCATTACCAACGACCCTCAACATCCGGAAACGCAATTGACCATATCCGGGAATATTGCCAATAAGAAATAA
- a CDS encoding glycoside hydrolase family protein: MMRVFMAILCSLLAVCSVSARNRRHEGTDGQAAIYRLPPFERAVRCTKYFEGWHSEKHHPYVGYGHRLQPGERYSARTMTKRQADALLRKDLRKFCAMFQQFGKDSLLLATLAYNVGPYRLLGSGKIPKSTLIRKLEAGDRNIYREYIAFCNYKGKRHAMLLKRRKAEFALLYVP, translated from the coding sequence ATGATGCGTGTATTCATGGCTATCCTCTGTTCGCTTCTGGCGGTCTGTTCCGTGTCCGCACGGAACAGACGCCATGAGGGAACGGACGGGCAGGCGGCTATCTACCGGCTGCCACCATTTGAGAGGGCGGTGCGATGCACGAAGTATTTTGAGGGCTGGCATTCGGAAAAACATCACCCGTATGTAGGATATGGACATCGGTTGCAGCCGGGGGAAAGGTATTCGGCACGCACCATGACGAAGCGGCAGGCGGACGCGCTTCTGCGAAAAGACCTGCGGAAGTTCTGCGCGATGTTCCAGCAGTTCGGGAAGGATTCGCTTCTGCTTGCCACGCTCGCCTACAATGTCGGTCCGTACCGTCTTTTGGGGAGTGGGAAGATACCCAAAAGCACGCTAATCCGAAAGCTGGAGGCGGGTGACAGGAACATCTACCGGGAGTATATCGCTTTCTGTAACTATAAGGGGAAACGCCACGCCATGCTGCTCAAACGAAGGAAGGCTGAGTTTGCGCTGCTGTATGTACCATAA